Proteins encoded by one window of Mycoplasma capricolum subsp. capricolum ATCC 27343:
- a CDS encoding BspA family leucine-rich repeat surface protein → MKKLLTVLGSMTLIATVGTSVIACKTTDSTISETQLTQKVQTIWNDNFKDKITSAKNFSMIIEMIKEKLNGKEKELISLSNQEESRKRPVKEQDNQKINIKIGEQKIELNFGEVKEGKKATKYKDPKTGEIKSTDATDFSKIEELKEVKEIIEIGYFEDIDDRDNKVQIRAVVMPESIEKISDFLPREITSTKAMFWDAKVFNQDISMWDTSNLESLDAMFLGAKKFNQDLSNWNVSNVEILDRTFFETEEFDQDLSNWNVSNVKTMKKTFAKAKKYNNGNKPLTWNEKTKNVKDMSTMFAKNHVFNQDISKWNVSNVEDMTQMFLEAKEFNQDLNDWNVSNVKKMRAMFRETEKFNKSLNKWNVSNVEDMGNMFMRTKEFDQDISMWNISKLKNIEAMFLGAEKFNQNLSNWKTDNIKIYAGYHNDAKKWSQENKLKFNSTPASTPKKK, encoded by the coding sequence ATGAAAAAACTATTAACAGTTTTGGGTTCAATGACATTAATTGCTACAGTTGGAACTAGTGTAATTGCATGTAAGACAACTGATAGTACAATTAGTGAAACTCAATTAACTCAAAAAGTTCAAACTATTTGAAATGATAATTTTAAAGATAAAATAACTAGTGCTAAGAATTTTTCAATGATTATTGAAATGATCAAAGAGAAATTGAATGGTAAAGAAAAAGAATTAATTAGTTTATCTAATCAAGAGGAATCTAGAAAGAGACCCGTAAAAGAACAAGATAATCAAAAAATTAATATTAAAATTGGAGAACAAAAAATCGAATTAAATTTTGGTGAAGTTAAAGAAGGTAAAAAAGCAACTAAATATAAAGATCCAAAAACAGGTGAAATTAAAAGTACTGATGCCACTGATTTTTCAAAAATTGAAGAACTAAAAGAAGTAAAAGAAATTATTGAAATAGGATACTTCGAAGATATTGATGACCGTGATAATAAGGTTCAAATAAGAGCTGTTGTTATGCCAGAAAGTATAGAAAAAATTTCAGACTTTTTACCTAGAGAAATTACTTCAACAAAGGCTATGTTTTGAGATGCTAAAGTATTTAATCAAGATATTTCAATGTGAGATACTTCAAACTTAGAATCACTTGATGCTATGTTTTTAGGTGCGAAAAAATTTAATCAAGACTTATCTAACTGAAATGTGTCAAATGTTGAAATTCTTGATAGAACATTTTTTGAAACAGAAGAATTTGACCAAGATTTATCTAATTGAAATGTAAGCAATGTTAAAACAATGAAAAAAACATTTGCAAAAGCAAAAAAATATAATAACGGAAATAAACCATTAACTTGAAATGAAAAAACCAAAAATGTAAAAGATATGTCTACAATGTTTGCAAAAAACCATGTATTCAACCAAGATATATCAAAATGAAATGTGTCAAATGTTGAAGATATGACACAAATGTTTTTAGAAGCTAAGGAATTTAATCAAGATCTTAATGATTGAAATGTAAGTAATGTTAAGAAAATGAGAGCGATGTTTCGTGAAACTGAAAAATTTAATAAATCTCTAAATAAATGAAATGTATCAAATGTTGAAGATATGGGTAACATGTTTATGAGAACTAAAGAGTTTGATCAAGACATTTCAATGTGAAATATTTCAAAATTAAAAAACATAGAAGCAATGTTTTTAGGAGCAGAAAAATTTAATCAAAACTTATCTAATTGAAAAACTGATAACATAAAAATTTATGCCGGTTATCATAACGATGCTAAAAAATGAAGTCAAGAAAATAAATTAAAATTTAATAGTACACCAGCATCAACACCGAAGAAGAAATAA